atgtaaaaatataaattctgagcaaaatttaacacaaaaaatttaacacaactaatattctaaattaattaactaaaaaaatatactcaaaacaaaaagctaacaaacacataaactaaaaaacatatacagaaaGTTTATATATTTGCAAACAGCAATTCATAAActcaatatataaataagataaacaaatatataaactttttgtgaaaaaaatctgggAAATCTATTTCAACTTAACAAAAATGTTCTAAAGAAATTTCTTCATAATCATGACAAATGTTTGATTtgacagctattttaaattttctttcgTAATTAAATTCAGTTAGCTGTCATAAGAACAATAATACTGAAAACACATAATTAGCACATGCATCTGTGAATcatattttctaaaattaattctgagacaattttaaaatgttgtttaaaatttaatttttgtgttccacagaagaaatgaagtcatgcaggttagaaatgtgtgtgtgtgtgtgtgtatctgtaccACTGTGCACATCTTCTCCTCCTCgcctcttcctctcctctcctgtcttGTTGGGCAAATCATTCTCAGGTGAGCTCCAGTGAGTTTGACTCTGCGGTCTAGAGCTGAATCCACACGCAGTGCTTCTGCCTCCCAGCACTTCAGGAGTGGGCAGAGGAGCCGAGGGAACATGGGCAGACCCTCGTGGAACAGCTCGGCCTGGCATGAGATCTGGGTTTTGAATGAATCCTTCACCCTGTAGCTGCCAGACGCTCGCTGTAGTTGAACCTCGGCTGAACTGGCTTGGCGTTAATGGGTTGTATGAGTGAAAATGATCTGTATCCTCTCCTCTGATGCTGTTATGACCTGCTAATGTGAATaagaagcaatttaaaaaaataccaataaaaaaatacaaacatttacaaaaaaacaacttcaaaaaacaaacacaatccaacaaacacatacagtatatccacATATAAGCATTatgattattgtaataaaaatacaaatattaaatataaatacatacaaataattcTAGTCAAAAATTTGAAATActtataatttttaatacttttaatttaatttttaatgctcaccaaggctgcatttattagatcaaaaatacaataaaaatgtggaactattattacaatttcaaataacagttttttatgtttattaaatatatataaaatgtaatttattcctgtgatgcaaagtttaGTTTTCAGCCTCCATACTGCCTACAGAAATCCTTCCaacatatgttaaaatgtaatgtattcctgtgatgcaaagtttaGTTTTCAGCCTCCATACTGCCTACAGAAATCCTTCCAACATGCTGATTTGTGGCTCAATTATTATTGGTACTCAATTATTAATGATGGTTCTTATTAAAATTCTTATTAAGCAGTGTTGTATTTTTCTCTAAGggtttttttgaataataaaaagttcaaaagaacagcatttgtttaaaatacaaatcttttatgacatcataaatatctttaacatcacttttgatcaatttaacgcattcttgctgaatataaatattttaacaacctTACATATTACTTGAATGGTATCAGGATTCACACaacaataaaagttattgtttataatgtagtcataaattagatttttttttcataaatatatattattaccaaagctattttattttcacatttagtgCTTGTCGAGTGTTCATTTTGGATCCTGTTTGAGAGGTTCaagctatttgttttttttttaaacactaagaCTTACAAATCAGCTCTGTAAACTGGCTAGGGGCCGTCTTATCCTCCAGCTGTATCTGTGGTTTAACAGGATCCTGTTCCCAAAAGGGAGAGTGAGTTTGGCTGTTTATGTTTGAGAAGGGCGTAGTCTCACTCTTTTTGACATTGGACTCAGCTGTAATGTCACTGAAGAGctgcagaaaaacaaagagaGCGCAAAAATATCAACAAGCTTTATTAACCAACAGTGTACCCTATGATAGTTTGATCTTGAATACAATTCACCTTAATGACTTTGTGAGGGATCTGTGGGAACATTTCCTGCAGCTCAGAGAAAGAAGCTCCCAGCAGCCACTGCAGTGATGGAGCTCTTCTTAACATCAGTTGAGCAACCAGAGGATTAATGCAAGgaaaccacaaaacaacaacccaccaaaaaaaaaaaaaaaacaataaatcattgaataaaacaatacagaaaaataatacactttaagCTCCATCTACTGAAGATAATCTGGTGAGGTGGAcagttatttaactttttttccatGTAACACACGTTAActacagaaaatatttttctggTCTTACTAGCAACTGCTTGGACCTACTTAAGAGAATTTTCTACAGatctcagatttttttctttaccgTTTGATTGACTGAAAAATATTGgatttgacaaagaaaaaaagaaaaaattataactaaaataaagcagttcttttcttaaaataaaataaataaaaataataatataaaaacacaccaaaataaaaaaaaaaaaaaaaaaatcacctattaacttaaaaaaaataaacataaaataacaatatatacactcacctaaaggattattaggaacaatactaatactgtgtttgaccccctttcgccttcagaactgccttaattctattgattcaacaaggtgctgaaagaatagaaatgttggcccatattagATTTCTATTTatatgcacatccagggcacgaagctcctgTTCGCCCATGATGGAGTACAATCGAGTCACTATTCTTTGGACAGTCACAGATCCATTCTCTGGACTTGATTTGGACTCGCGGAGATGACTAGTACTTGGACTCGTACTCGAGGATATATAAAATcggacttgagcattcatcacgttgtttttgaataaatatgttataaaaaaaattatataaggttTAAGTTTCGTGCCCAAGACCGGCCGGGATCCACTCACAGACTTGCTGCTCCGCTCGCTCTCTTTGCTTGACAAACTCACACTGACGTCACTCACTTTACGCTCGTGCAtgtcagatcagattacatgatttttttagtcactgtgtcagatggatgacgcaattttgactcctaaaatcctgtggtgtcgtgaacaagaaacatgtcagactaacgTTACACGTTGCTTTCTGACCAGTGCCGTCAGACACACATTATGAACACACAAACGACTCACGCTAAATCACtcggtcactcacacacaaacgcgcagctctctctctctctctcggcatatcgtattgatttttacgttttaaagtataaaatacaGTGTCCTGTAAAATGCACGCTTTTTTTCGCTGAGTGTATTTCTGTAATCTACAGtgttaaaggatagttcacacaaaaatgaaaaatttcctaatcatttactGCCATCCAGGATACccatggctttttttcttcagtggaaaataaattatgtttttttaaggaaaacattttgttttcttcatataatgggaCTTCAATGCCTAccaaaatcaatacattttatcagttctttgaaggtcccagagtggagacatgtaggcactgggagatcgagactcgactcagactcgaTACGGGACTTGAGAGACTCGACGCAGCGGACTCGAACTCTGGTaatggtgactcgacttggactcgactcggactcttctttggtgactcggacttggactcggactcgacagttggtgactcgactacaacactggttccaccacatcccaaagatgctctattgggttgagatctggttactgtgggggccattttagtacagtgaactcattgtcatgttcaagaaaccaatttgaaatgattcgagctttgtgacatggtgcattatcatgctggaaagtagccatcagaggatgggtacatggtggtcataaagggatggacatggtcagaaacaatgctcaggtaggccgtagCATTTAAatgatgcccaattggcactaaggggcctaaagtgtgccaagaaaacaatcccccacaccattacaccaccaccagcagcctgccacagtggtaacaaggcatgatggatccatgttctcattctgtttacgccaaattctgactctaccatctgaatgtctcaacagaaatcgagactcatcagaccaggctacatttttccagtcttcaactgtccaattttggtgagctcgtgcaaattacagtggagatgagtggtacccggtggggtcttctgctgttatagcccatccgcctcaaggttgtgcgtgttgtgggttcacaaatgctttgcttgccctcggttgtaacgagtggttatttcagtcaaagttgctcttctatcagcatgactcctctgacctctagcatcaacaaggcattttcgcccacaggactgcgcatactggatgtttttcccttttcacaccattctttgtaaaccctagaaatggttgtgcgtgaaaatcccagtaactgagcagattgtgaaatactcagaccatcccatgctcaaaattgcttaaatcacctttctttcccattctgacattcagtttggagttcaggagattgtcttgaccaggaccacacccctaaatgcattgaagcaactgccatgtgattggttgattagataattgcattacacacacacacacacacacacacacacatatatatatgtgtgtgtgtgtgtgtatgtgtgtgtgtgtatgtatatatattagtgcttggcaactttttgcatttttaatcattattaatcacatgtttttctgtaatgaattcaaaagtagtaaattaaatataaaaccaaagctatttgccactgccagggaATTAACATTTGTATAGAAAATACTTTATAGTTTGCTATCATAGCATTATAACAGGCACCCTCTGTGTAGAGACCTACACTCCCACAGGACTATCACGGGACCCAATGCAACAGAGTGGGGCACGGGACAACAATTGATCAGCGAGTGTAGGTGTGGGCAGGTAGAGACTTGTTTGCCGCATTGAGCAATGTAGACAGTCACAGATCTGTTGATTTCaggaacacaatggccaatcaaaggtgtttaagttagaatccactcactgcTTAAAAGTTCTTGCACAGTGCTGAAAATtgcgaatcctctcattatagcACACGAAGTGCAGACATTATGgaagattcattgtgcatatattcaTTGTGTTGTAACAGAGCTTTATGAGATcgtgatgaactgagatgtcagTTTTTTAGTGATAATATGGGAGCGCTGCTcacattctgccatgccaaaccatgcacacagcagccCATGCttacttttctgttaaaaataacagtgaacactGGTCTGTGAATGTttatgcttagcctaaataattttatCGGGAGTGCTGCAGGCAGCAgtcttaggcccaccccaaatAGTCTCATTGGTTAAGAGGCGTGATGACGCCCATCCCAAGCCAAAACTGTTCAACAGCCctcccctcctgtgacccatcgTTTGTCTATAGGTGTATCAGAGCCAGTGAACAATGGACTTTCAAAGTAATAAAAACTGCGTTAATGCGTGATAAAAAAATTGTCGGagttatttaattaaaacgtTAACACGATAACGCGTTAACTTGCCCACCCCtatatatatagtgcattcagaaagtattcagacccccttcacttttttttcaaattgtattaGCATACTGGTTCCAGAGACATTGCTCTAAGtctcatttaaaaagaaaaacattatttctaatttggccaaagaaaacaTATAAAtcgaaacatttttaatattaatttgtgcatttttaaatgtttaataaaggtGCAAAAAGTCATAAACAAAGATCTGATAggaaattttttttcttcagcattttGTGTACACAGTTCCGATTTAAATTttggtacgttttttttttttttttcgtgctaGAAACATTTTAGACCTGTCATTTACCTCTGTAGGCTGCACAGTGAGCAAGTCTCTATCCAACcagctcagtccatctctctctgaGTTCATCAGCGTATGTAAGGAGATCTTATAGATGTAGGTTGCTATCTCTTCTTCCTCACACACCAGTaacacctaaaacacacacatatgccatGATCTAAAAATGTACACAGACTTTGAATGCTACATACttattaatataacattcaaCAGAGGAAATATTACATCTGGCCTTGGCGTAACCtttaaaaacactgacatttGTTTTGAGATCTGTTAtcggtaattgaaataaatgagTAAGAAAATACCTTGACATCAAACTTCTCAGACTTGTTTCCAAACAACACAGATGCAGAGTAGACATGAAGCAGGTTGAGATAGATGTTACTGGAAATCTAAAAGTGgggaaaaacaggaaataaaacaaatttatggGATTTTATGGGATTATGGGATAATATAAGACGTCTTCACCTTACAAATGGTTGCCAAAAGCAAACATGCTATTAACTGCATCATACACTGTGATAAAGTGTGACGTGCTAGAGCCAAACATGACAATTTTTGGAATCGGCACCCCAGAATTACcaagaaacaagtattggatttcatcCAGCAAATATAATGCTGGGTGATTGTTAACATGattagacagatttaaatgtatttcaaactGACAGTGCCCTGTGGTTCTCAGTGCAGTGCAGAATGACCCAGCAGCGGCTGAACTGCAGAGAGAGGACCGTGAGTCTCATCACGACAAGCTCAGACGCCACTCCAATCCTCATGTCCAGCTCACTCAGCTCCTGAGCACAGACACACAGGATTTACACCTTCAGGGTCACTTTGTGAATGGTAGAGCAAGTGTGTATATAGAGCATCACCTGGATGAGGATGGCGGTGTTCTCGTCCACAGTGATGACATCATAATGGGTTCCACCCAGCTGCAGTGCAGATGGAGAGTGTTTCCTCTCCAGCAGAACCATATTGTACCTGCCAACAACAGTTTTTGTACATCAGCTACATTCTTAACAATCTTTCCATTCTACAACAGGTTCTATATAGTGAAAAATGGGATTCTTTTGatgcttaaaatgttcttcatactaagaaaaaaatatttaaaaactgttcattgaaaagtgaaccaaaaatggttcttctat
The sequence above is drawn from the Cyprinus carpio isolate SPL01 chromosome B5, ASM1834038v1, whole genome shotgun sequence genome and encodes:
- the LOC122137312 gene encoding uncharacterized protein LOC122137312 isoform X2, whose translation is MLRRAPSLQWLLGASFSELQEMFPQIPHKVIKLFSDITAESNVKKSETTPFSNINSQTHSPFWEQDPVKPQIQLEDKTAPSQFTELICHNSIRGEDTDHFHSYNPLTPSQFSRGSTTASVWQLQGEGFIQNPDLMPGRAVPRGSAHVPSAPLPTPEVLGGRSTACGFSSRPQSQTHWSSPENDLPNKTGEERKRRGGEDVHSVLPHSKRGRLLCERVPGRNDGQTRLRFF
- the LOC122137312 gene encoding uncharacterized protein LOC122137312 isoform X1 yields the protein MLRRAPSLQWLLGASFSELQEMFPQIPHKVIKLFSDITAESNVKKSETTPFSNINSQTHSPFWEQDPVKPQIQLEDKTAPSQFTELISGHNSIRGEDTDHFHSYNPLTPSQFSRGSTTASVWQLQGEGFIQNPDLMPGRAVPRGSAHVPSAPLPTPEVLGGRSTACGFSSRPQSQTHWSSPENDLPNKTGEERKRRGGEDVHSVLPHSKRGRLLCERVPGRNDGQTRLRFF